The genomic stretch CTCCTCAGGAGGAAGATGGATGCTGTTACCGGGTTGTAAAGGAGGGAGAAGACCAGGAAGCCACCGGTTATCTTCAGGGCGAGAGCTATGGCCAAGCCGCAGAGGGTGAGCACGAGGGTTGTGTGTAGGGACACATTCACACCCTCAGCCTCCGCCAACCTCCTATCGAACATTATCGAGCTCAACTCGAGCCTGTAGGCTGATGTGTAGCTCGAGAGGATGAGGAGGATGAAGGCCATTCCCATCAGCTTCTCCGGGCTTGCGGCCAGCAGGCTCCCCCAGAGGACGCTGGCCACCTCGGATGTCGCCAGGACCCTGACGTTTGAGAGGTATATGGACAGCAAAGCTATTGAGGAGGATGCCGAGAAGAGCACCATGCTCATGAGCTCCCTCCCCTGGTTCACCCTCGTGGAGAGCAGCCCCAGGATGAGGGATGAAATAAGGGAGAGGAAGAAAGCTCCGTAGGTTGGGTCGATCCCTATCACGAGCCCTATGGATGCCCCAGCGAGCGCGGAGTGGGCCACGCTGAAGCTCAAGGTGATGAGACCCATCCTCTGAACGTAGAAACCCAGTGTCCCGAGCAGGAAGCCAGCTAGCACAGCCGTCAGGAGTATAGTCAGCAGCAAGAAATCAGCCTCCCCTGATCCATCCTCAAGATCCTATCCGGGCGGCGCGGGGCTATACCATCGTGACTCACCACGATCACGGTGGCCCCCTCGCTGAGCGAG from Candidatus Korarchaeota archaeon NZ13-K encodes the following:
- a CDS encoding metal ABC transporter permease, coding for MLLTILLTAVLAGFLLGTLGFYVQRMGLITLSFSVAHSALAGASIGLVIGIDPTYGAFFLSLISSLILGLLSTRVNQGRELMSMVLFSASSSIALLSIYLSNVRVLATSEVASVLWGSLLAASPEKLMGMAFILLILSSYTSAYRLELSSIMFDRRLAEAEGVNVSLHTTLVLTLCGLAIALALKITGGFLVFSLLYNPVTASIFLLRSNRYQPMVSAAIAAASSLSGLWASYAFDLPVGASISLLSALLAVISKLVSWIRDKLVEHSLEL